The nucleotide sequence CGGACATCGCCCGCACCGCCGTCATGGTCGCCGGCTGGGACGAGAGCGTCGCCGGTGTGCAGCTCAACCGCTTCTGCGCCTCCGGCCTGGAGGCCGTGAACCTGGCCGCCGCCAAGGTCGCCTCCGGCTTCGAGGACCTCGTGGTCGCCGGCGGCGTGGAGTCCATGTCCCGCGTCCCGATGGCCTCCGACGGTGGCGCCTGGTTCGCCGACCCGGAGACCAACCTCAAGGCGAACTTCGTGCCCCAGGGCATCGGCGCCGACCTCATCGCCACCCTCGAGGGCTTCAGCCGCCACGACGTGGACGCCTACGCCGCGCAGTCGCACGAGCGTGCCGCCGCCGGCTGGGCCGCGGGCCACTTCGACCGCTCCGTGGTGGCCGTGCGCGACCGCGTCGGCACCCTGCTGCTCGACCGCGACGAGACCGTCCGCCCCGGCACCACCCCGGAGATCCTGGGCAAGCTGCGCTCGGCCTTCGCCGACCAGGGCGCCATCGGCTTCGACACCGTGGCCATCGACCGCTACCCGCAGGTGGAGCGCATCAACCACGTGCACACCGGCGGCAACTCCTCGGGCATCGTCGACGGCGCCGCCGCGGTGCTGATCGGCAACGAGCAGGCCGGCCGCGACCTGGGCCTGACCCCGCGGGCGCGCATCGTCGCCACCGCCGTCATCGGCAGCGAGCCCACCATCATGCTCACCGGACCGGCCCCGGCCGCCCGCAAGGCACTGCAGCGCGCCGGCCTCACCGCCGACGACATCGACCTGTTCGAGATCAACGAGGCCTTCGCCTCGGTGGTGCTGAAGTTCCAGCGCGACCTCGACCTCGACCCGGCCAAGGTCAACGTGCTCGGTGGCGCCATCGCCATGGGCCACCCCCTGGGCGCCACCGGCGCCATGATCCTGATGACCCTCGCCGACGAGCTGGAGCGCCGCCAGCTCCGTCGCGGCCTCGCCACGCTCTGCGTCGGCGGCGGCATGGGCATCGCCACCATCATCGAGAGGGTCTGACCCACCATGACCAGCGAATCTATGAACACTGACAGCTCGGCTATCACGTACGACCGCGACGCCGACGGTGTCGTCACCCTCACCCTGGACGCCCCGGGCCGCTCCGCGAACACCATGGACGCGCTGTTCCGCAGCTCGCTCAAGGAGACCGTCGAGCGGCTCACCGCCGAGCGCGAGCAGGTCACCGGCATCGTCATCACCTCGGCCAAGAAGACCTTCTTCGCCGGCGGTGACCTCAACGAGCTCATCAAGGTCACCCCGGAGACCGCCCAGGACTTCGCCGCGGGCGGCAACGAGATGAAGGGCCACCTGCGGGCCATCGAGACCATGGGCGTGCCCGTGGTCGCCGCGATCAACGGCGCCGCCCTCGGTGGCGGCTGGGAGATCGCGCTGTCCTGCCACCGCCGCATCGCGGTGAACAACCCCAAGATCAAGCTGGGCCTGCCCGAGGTCACCCTGGGCCTGCTGCCCGGTGGCGGCGGCGTGGTCCGCACCGTCCGGCTCATCGGCCTGGCCGCGGCGCTGCCGCTGCTCACTGAGGGCCGCCAGCTCACCCCGGAGAAGGCCCAGCAGGCGGGCCTGCTGCACGAGCTGGTGGAGACGCCGGACGAGCTGCTCACCGCGGCCAAGGCCTGGATCAAGGACAACCCCACCAGCGCCCAGCCCTTCGACGCCAAGGGCTACCAGATCCCCGGCGGCAGCGTGCGCGACGCCGGCATGATGATGGCCGCCATCCCGGCCATGCTGCGCAAGAAGACCCACGGCACCCAGCCCGCCCCCGAGGCGATCGTC is from Rhodococcus sp. X156 and encodes:
- a CDS encoding acetyl-CoA C-acetyltransferase — its product is MSGSSGAPQAFIYDAVRTPRGKGKKGALHGVKPVTLTAGVLSALAERNDLDTSRVDDVVLGVVSPVDEQGADIARTAVMVAGWDESVAGVQLNRFCASGLEAVNLAAAKVASGFEDLVVAGGVESMSRVPMASDGGAWFADPETNLKANFVPQGIGADLIATLEGFSRHDVDAYAAQSHERAAAGWAAGHFDRSVVAVRDRVGTLLLDRDETVRPGTTPEILGKLRSAFADQGAIGFDTVAIDRYPQVERINHVHTGGNSSGIVDGAAAVLIGNEQAGRDLGLTPRARIVATAVIGSEPTIMLTGPAPAARKALQRAGLTADDIDLFEINEAFASVVLKFQRDLDLDPAKVNVLGGAIAMGHPLGATGAMILMTLADELERRQLRRGLATLCVGGGMGIATIIERV